In the Methanofollis sp. genome, TGCGGCAACGGGAAGACCTATACCTCCCTCTCAGGGAAAGGTGTCTCCGTCGTCGGTCTCGACATCTCCCCCTCGGCCGTCGCGCTCTGCCGCTGTGCTTCCGCGGAGGGAGCACCCCTTCTTGTCGCCGACGCCGGTGTCCTCCCCTTCAGGGACCGAATATTCGACGCGGTCTGTGCCTTCCATGTGGTCGGACACCTGAAAGCGGCAGGTCGGAAGGATGTCGCCGGCGAGATTGCACGGGTGCTGAAAGGCGGCGGTAAACTCTATTTCCGGGACTTCTCAGAGCGGGACATGCGGTACGGGAAGGGGACCGGGGTCGAGGCCGGCACCTTCCTCCGCGGCGAAGGGATCCTCACCCACTATTTTTCGGAGTCCGAAGTCTGCACTCTCTTCTCGGCGCTGCACCCCTGTGCGCTGGAGACCTGCACATGGTCCCTGAGAGTGAGGGGCAAGGACCTCCCGCGTGCCGAGGTCGTTGCGGTCTTCGAAAAGCTGGGGTAGATCCCCTGTTTTTCCTGCATTTCTCTTACCTGGACAGACACGCAAAAAAACAATCTACTTATGCTATCAGGAGAGACGCCAATGACAATGGAAAGTTCCTCAAATACCGGCGTCCGTATGATGGCCGGGTGCGCAGTCGTTTCGGTGGCAGGAAGGATCGACGCATCCTCCTGCGGGGGTCTGGAATCAACCCTTTTCCATCTTGTCGGGCAGGGGGAGAGAAGCATCATCGTCGATATGACCGACCTCACGTACACCAGCAGTTCAGGCCTCCGGGTGCTCCTGACCGCGTACAAACAGGTGAAGAAGATGGACGGAGTTTTCTCGATAGCGGGACTCTGTCCGTTTGTCCGGGAGATATTTGAAATATCGGGATTTTTACGGATATTCCCTGCATATGACAGCGTGGAGGACGCCCTGCACCATCAGGGACGTGCATGATGATCCAGGCGGTGGCGGACTTCATCGTCCTCTTCCAGATGATCTGCGTCATCGTCGTCGCAGCATACTTCATCACCAGGCGTGAACCATTCACCGAGGCGCTGGAGCGGCGTCTCTCTCCGCGGAGCACCCTCCTCCTCGTCCTCTTCTTCGGTGCGCTTTCGGTGTACGGCACCCTCAGCGGCGTCTCGGCCCTCGGTTCCCCGATCAATGTCCGCGACCTCGGGCCGATGGTCGCCGGCCTCTTCTGCGGCCCTGTGGTCGGCCTCGGCGCCGGGATCATCGGCGGTCTCTTCAGGTTGCAGATGGGCGGGTTTACCGCTCTCCCCTGTGCGATCGCCACCGTCCTTGCCGGCCTCTTCGGCGGCGCCATCTGGTGGGTCCACCGCAACGGCCCTGTCCCGGTCAGGACTGCCGTCGCCTTTGCCGTCGGCATGGAAATCTTCCACATGGGCCTTGTCCTCCTCCTCTGCACACCCTTCGCCACCGCATGGGAGGTGGTGAGGCAGGTGGGTATCCCGATGATCCTGGCGAACGCTGCCGGCATGTTCATCTTCGCGCTCCTGGTCTCGAACCTCGTCACGGAAAGGCGGACAAAGGCCGAGAGGGATGCCTACCATGGCGAACTCGAAAGGAAGAAGGCCGAGATGCAGATCGCCGCCGAGATCCAGCACACCTTCCTGCCGAAGGCCATCCCGCCGATGAAGGGCTTCGACCTTGCGGCCGTGAGCTGCCCGGCGCGGGAGGTGGGCGGCGACTTCTACGACGCCATCCGCCTGCAGAACGGGAAGACCGGCCTTGTGATCGCGGATGTCTCGGGCAAGAGCGTCCCTGCGGCGCTGTATATGGCGCTCTCCCGGACGATCATCAGGGCGATGGCAGGGTGGCACCCCCGCGTCTCGCGCACCCTTGCCGATGCGAACGCGATGATCCTCTCCCAGTCTGACTCGGGGATGTTCGTCACCCTCTTTTACGGCGTCCTCGACGAGGAGAAACGCACGCTCACCTATGCAAATGCCGGGCACAACCCCCCACTCCTCCTCACGGCAGGTTCGGACGATTTCGTCAGGCTGATGCCAACCGGCGTTGCCCTCGGGGCCGTCGACGAGATGGAATACGGGGAGGAGACGGTCGGAATCGGCCCCGGCGACCTGCTCGTCCTGTACACCGACGGGGTGACCGAGGCGATCAACGCCGGGACAGAGGAGTTCGGCGAGACGCGGCTGAAGGAGACGGTCCTTGGCCTGCGGGACAGGCCTGCCGGAGAGATCATCCGCGGTGTCAGGGACGCGGTCCGCAAGTTCACCGGTGAAGAACCGCAGTTCGACGACATCACCCTGATGGTGCTGAAGGGGGTGTGAAGGTGGAGGAATGGACCGTCCTCGCCGATCTTTCGTCTATCCCCGGTGCACTCGACCGCGTCGCCGCCGCCCTCCAGCGCCTGGGTGTTCCCGCAAAGGCTGTTCAGGAGGTCGAACTCGCCGTCGACGAGGCGGTGACGAACATCATCCTCCACGGCTACGAGGGTGCCGGTGGGGAGATCGCTCTCTCGTGCAAAAGGATGGAAGAGGGAGCGGTCGTCGAGATCAGGGACGCGGCCCCGGCCTTCGACCCGACGGCGGCCCCCGCGCCCGACCTGGAGGGCGGGGCCGATGAGCGCCCGATCGGTGGCCTCGGCATCCACCTGATGCGGAAGATGACCGATGCCGTCCTGTACGAATACAGGGAAGGGGAGAATGTTCTTCGCCTGGTGAAACATTTTGAGAGATAAGGAGACGGAAATCATGGAGATGAGTGCAGAGAGATATGATGGTATCCTCACCATTGCAGTGGGGGGGAGGCTCGACGGCTATGCGGCCGAAGAGGTGAAGAGAGGGATCGCCGCATCCCTCAGGGACGACGACAGCTCGGTCGTCATCGATCTTGCCGGTCTGGCGTACCTGAGCAGCGCCGGGATCAGGGTTTTTCTTGGCCTGCAGAAGGAACTGAAGGGGCGGGGGGGGAGCCTTGCGATCTGCAATGTGGGCGAGTACCCCCTGCAGGTTCTTGCCATGGCCGGTTTCGACCGCGTCTTCACCCTCTTCCCCTCGCGGGCCGAGGCCCTTGCGGCATCCTTCCGCCGGGAAGACTCCCTTTCCCTCATCGCCGACCTTGCAGCCCCGCCGGTCGAGTATGAGGGGGCGAAGTTCAGGTTCGAGCCCGGGTCCCGGGCACCGGCCTCCCTGCGGGTGAAGGGCAGCCTCGACGACCTCCTCCATGCCCGCATCAGGGAAGAGGGCGTTAGTGCCGAGACATTCTCCGATATCAGATATTCCCTCGGCCTTGGCGCTCTCGGCAGCAGCCTCCTCGACGCGGTGCCGTTCCTCGGGGAGATGGTCACCCTCCATGGATCAATGACCTGGCTCCCGTCGGACGGTCACGACACACCGGACTTCTTCGTGCCTGCACGGGCCGGGGGAGAGGTCAGGGCATACACCGCCTTCAATGTGACCCTTGACGGACAGTTCAACGAGTTCGCCACCGTCGAGGCGGACGAGGGGATCCCCCTCGATGCCCTGTACCGGGCCGTCTTTGCCCATGCACGGGACCGAAAGGTCGGGGCGGGCGTCGTGGCCGTCGCCCTCTGGGGCGTGACCGGAGGAGTTCTGGGCTCGGGGATCAGGAAGGCCCCCATCGTCAGGGACGCCCCGGCAAATGGTGGCTCGATCTTCGATCCCGAAAACATCCGCGACTGGATCGAGACCTCGGGGGAACTGAAATACGCGGGAGATAGCATCGTCGCCTTCGGCGTCGGCCTGGACCCCTCGGTCGACCTCTCCTCCTACGACGCCGGGGCTCTCGCCTCTCTCTCCGGCCATCCCCGCGGCGAGGGAGATAACGGCCCTGTCCTCCACACCCACGGCGTCGTCTTCAGGAATGTGCCCTGGGACCTCCAGACTGCCCTTGAGAAGGGTATCGACCGGTGCCTTGCAGAGGGGGAGTTTGTGGACATGCGCCACCTCCTGAACGGGACCAGGATCCTCCGGGCCCATGTGGGAATCGCGTACATCTCGTCGGTCACGCAGCCCTGACGGTGTCATTTCCCGGGACCCGCTCCCTTCTGTGAGGAGTGTTCGGCTCTCCACAGGGACATCTTCAGGTCGTCAGTCTGTTGCCCGGGGCCTGCCGACCAGAATGTCCCCGGTCACATGCCCCGGACCGGGAAAAATAGGGTGGTTACTTCGGTATCAGCACCGAGTCGATGACATGGCAGACGCCGTTCGAGCAGACGATGTCGGCCTTGATCACGTTGACGTCGTTGATCTTCACGCCTTTGCTCGTGTCGACGGAGAGGTCCGACCCCTGTAGCGTCTTGAGAGACTTCATCTTGGCGACGTCCGAGGCCATGTGCTTCCCCGAGATCACATGGTACTTCAGGACGTCGGCGAGTTTTGCTTTGTCCTTCATGAGACTGTCAAGAGTCTCCTTCGATACCTTGGAGAACGCGGCGTCGTTCGGGGCAAAGACCGTGAAAGGCCCGGGACTGCTGAGCGTTTCGACAAGGCCTGCCGCCTTCACCGCCTCTACCAGGGTGTTGAACTCTCCTGATGCGACCGCGGTCTCGACGATGTTCTTCTGGATCTGCACACTTTTCTGTTGCATATTTCCATTCTCCTACAGAACCCCCTATGGAGATTTACAATATTTAATCATATCCTGCAGGATCAATAATTGTGTTTTACAATTAGATGGTAGTGAGCACCGAAGAAAGAGCGTAAAATCGGCATATCATAATTTATACACATTGATGGTGTGGGTGTCTCCGCGATATATGCTCTGAATGGCTCCATGCCCTGAGGGGAGAAGGCCGGTTCACCGCCTTCCCCACCAGTGAAGACCTATCGGTCTTCTTGACCTCACTTCATTTGGACAGCGAAAATTTCCAGTTTTCTCGACTCCCTTCGGTCGCCCCCCAACTTAGGATTGGCCCGGGAAGTCCAGAGTGGGAATCTTGAAGAGCGAGTACCATCCCACCCCTATCCTGAGCGGGGGGCCGGGGGCGTAGTCCCCCGGACAAGATGCCGATCCACTGCCGTCCTCACAATCTGAACCGGAAGACTAACGCCCCAGATCCCGACTGAGGACTGCCCCCGGCAAGACAGAACACGAGATGATGAAGGCCCCCCTTCACTTCTCCATCCCGGCCCGCAGTTCCTTCACCCGGTCGCGGAGCAGGATCGCCCTCTCGAAGTCGAGGTCATCCGCGGCCCTGTACATCTGCGTCTCCAGTTCGATGACGAGGTTCGGGATCTCCGACTTCGGGAGGTGCTTCGTGTCGGTGAGGTCGATCTCCTTTGCCGGGACTGGTTTTATGATCGTCCGCGGGACGATGCCGTGCGCCTCGTTGTAGGCGACCTGCATCTGCCGCCGCCGCTCTGTCTCGGCAAGGGCGGTGCGAATCGAGTCGGTGGTATGGTCGGCGTACAGCACCACGCGGGCGTTCGCGTTCCTCGCCGCCCTGCCTATGGTCTGGATGAGGCTCCGGGCGTCCCTGAGAAACCCCTCCTTGTCCGCGTCCAGGATGCCGACGAAACCGACCTCAGGGATGTCGAGGCCCTCGCGGAGGAGGTTGATCCCGACGAGCACGTCGAAGGTGCCGAGGCGGAGTTGCCTGATGATCTCCGTCCTCTCCAGGGCGTTGATCTCGGAGTGGAGGTACCGCGTCCTGATCCCCTGCTCTGCCAGGAAGTCGGTCAGTTCCTCGGCAAGGCGCTTCGTGAGGGTGGTGACGAGCACGCGGTCGCCCCTCTCGATCGTCCGCCTGATCTCCGCCATCACGTCCTCCACCTGCCCTTCGAGCGGCCGCACTTCCACGACCGGGTCCACGAGGCCGGTCGGCCTGATGATCTGCTCGACGACCCCTGCCGAGTGCGTCAGTTCGTACTCGCCCGGCGTCGCCGAGACGAAGATGACATTCTTCATATAGCCCTCGAACTCCGCGAACCGGAGGGGTCGGTTGTCGAAGGCAGAGGGGAGGCGGAAGCCGTACGTCACCAGGGTCTCCTTCCGCGAGCGGTCGCCGCGGTACATCCCCCGCACCTGCGGCACCGTCTGGTGGGACTCGTCGATGACCATCAGGAAGTCGTCGGGGAAGTAGTCCAGGAGGCAGTACGGCTTTTCGCCAGCCTTCCTCCCGTCAAAGTGGCGGGAGTAGTTCTCTATCCCCTTGCAACTCCCCGTCTCCCTGATCATCTCGATGTCGAAGAGGGTCCGCTGCTTCAGGCGGTGGGCCTCGATCATGCCGAGAGAGGGGAGGGTTTCGTCGAGTTCCGCCGCGATCGAGACGACCGCCCTCTCCTTCTCCTCCTCCGTGGCGACGAAGTGGCGGGCAGGATAGACATAGAAATACTCCATCGTCTCCTTCCGCCGTCCCGTCACCCTGTCGATCTCCGAGATCCGGTCGACCTCGTCGTCGAAGAGTTCGACCCTGATGATGTCGTTGAAATAGCCGGGGACGATATCGATCACGTCGCCCTTCGCCCTGAAGCGGCCGGGCGCGAGGTCGATATCGTTCCTTTCGTACAGGATATCGACAAGTCTCTCCAGAAGATCGGCCCGCCGCATCCTCTCCCCTCTCTTCAGTTCGAACCCCATTCCCTGGAAGTTCGCCGGGTTGCCGAGGCCGTAGATGCAGGAGACGGAGGCGACGATGATGGTGTCTGGCCGCGAGAGCACCGAGGCCGTGGCGGCCAGGCGCATCTGCTCGATCTTCGGGTTGATCGAGGCGTCCTTCTCGATATACTGGTCCTTTGCCGGGAGGTACGACTCCGGCTGGTAGTAGTCGTAGTACGAGACGAAGTACTCCACCCTGTTCTCCGGGAAAAATCCCGAGAACTCGTGGTAGAGTTGCGCCGCCAGGGTCTTGTTGTGGGCGATGACCAGGGTCGGTCTCTGCACCGCCTCGATCACGTTCGCGACCGTGAAGGTCTTCCCGGACCCGGTGACGCCGAGGAGGGTCTGGAAGCGTTCGCCCGCCGCAATCCCGTCTGTCAGTCCCCGGATCGCATCGGGCTGCGAGCCTGTCGGTGTGAATTCCGCGTGTACCTTGAATTCCGTCATCCTGTCATCTCCTTCCTCCGCAGCAGGCGGTTGTAGGTGATCGCAAAGCGGTGGGCCTCGTCCCTGATCTCCTGCACGAAGAGGGAGGACTTCTCGTCCTTCCGGATCGGGAGGGGGTGGGGGAAACCAGGCACATAGATCTCCTCCTCCCTCTTGGCGATCGCGATCACCGGGAGGCGCGTGCCGAGGCGCTTCAGGACGTCGAGGGCCGCGGCGAGTTGCCCCTTCCCGCCGTCGACGATCACCAGGTCGGGGAACTCCCCGCCTTCGCCGCGGATGCGGGCGTACCGGCGGCCGACCACCTCCGCGATGGAGGCGAAGTCGTCGATCCCCTCGACAGTCCTGATCCTGAAGCGCCGGTAGTTCCTCTTGTCAGGTCTCCCGCCCCGAAACTGCACCATCGACCCGACCATCGCCGTGCCCGCGAGGTGGGAGATGTCGAAGCACTCGATGACATTCGGCGGTTCGGGGAGGTGCAGGGCCTTCTGGAGGGCCTCCACCTTCAGGGCGTCGCCGAAGAAGGCGATCTCAAGGTTCTTCTCCGCAAGGTCGAGGAGTTTCTTCTTGTCCCCCTTCTGCGGCACCGTGACCTCGACCTTCGAGCCCCGGCGGTCTGCCAGGTAGTCGGCAAGAGGTTCGCCGACGCCCGCGGGGAGGACCACCTCCTTCGGGGGCGCGTGGCCCCCGTAGTACTGGACCAGGAACTCCTCGACGGCCTCGTCCGAGGCCTCGAAGACGTACTCCTGCTTTCCGGTGAGGGTGCCCATCTCGACATGGAAGAGGAGGAGATAGAGGTTCCCGTCCTTCTCCTGGTAGGCGATGATGTCCTCGTCGTGGTCTCTCCGGCGCTCCACCCTCTGCCGCCCGGCAAGGTGCCTGATAGCCGCGATCTCGTCCCGCAGTTCGAGGGCACGCTCGAACTCGAGGTTCTTCGACCTCCCGGCCATCTCCGCCTCCATGGCGGCGACGAGGTCCTTCCCCTGTCCGCGGAGCACCGCCCGCGCACGGTCGATCCGTGCGGTGTACTCCTCCTCCGTCACCGTGCCGGTGCAGGGGGCGGCGCAGGTGCCGATGTGGTGGCGGAGACAGGGCCTCTTCGGGAGGCGGCGGCACGACCGCAGGCCGAAGGCCTTCTTCACGACGGAGAGCACGTAGTCCCGCTCCCGCGCCGAGACGAAGGGCCCGAAGTACTCGCCGTCCCTCCCTGCCCGGCGTGCGATCCCGATCCGCGGGAAGGCGCCGCCGGAGATGTGGATGTAGGCATAGTTCTTCGCGTCCTTCAGGTCGATGTTGTACTTCGGCTGGTGCCTCTTGATCAGGGTGTTCTCCAGGATCAGGGCCTCGACCTCGTTCTCGGTGACGATAAAGTCGGCCGAGGCGATCTGCTCGACGAGTTTCTGCGTCTTGGCGTCGTGGCCGTGCTTCTGGAAGTAACTGGAGACCCGTCTCTTCAGGTTCTTCGCCTTGCCGACATAGATGACGTCCCCGGCGGCGTCGCGGTACAGGTAGCACCCCGGTTCCTCGGGGACGGCGGAGAGGTCGATCATTTCAGCATCCCGGCCAGGAACTGCCCGGTATAACTCTCCTTCACCCCTGCCACCTCCTCGGGGGTGCCTGTGGCGATCACCCTGCCGCCCGCGTCCCCGCCCTCGGGGCCGAGGTCGATGATGTGGTCGGCGCATTTGATCACGTCGAGGTTGTGCTCGATCACCACGACGGTGTTCCCCTTCTCGACGAGATCGTCCAGGACACCGATGAGCTTTTTCACGTCGTGGAAGTGGAGGCCGGTCGTCGGTTCGTCGAGGAGGTAGACGGTCCGGCCGGTCGCCCTCTTCGAGAGTTCCCGCGTCAGTTTGATCCTCTGCGCCTCGCCGCCCGAGAGGGTCGTCGAACTCTGCCCGAGTTTGATGTAGCCGAGGCCGACCCGGCAGAGGGTTTCGAGTTTGATCCTGATCGCCGGGATGTTCTCGAAGAGTGCAGTCGCCTCCTCGACTGTCATATCGAGGACGTCGGCGATGGACTTCCCCCTGTACTTCACCTCCAGGGTCTCGGCATTGAAGCGCTTCCCCTTGCACTCGTCGCACTCCACGTACACGTCAGGGAGGAAGTTCATCTCGATCTTGATGACGCCGTCGCCCTGGCAGGCCTCGCACCGCCCGCCCTTCACGTTGAAGGAGAAACGGCCGGGCTTGTAGCCCCGCACCTTCGCCTCCTTCGTCTCCGCAAAGACCTTCCTGATCTCGTCGAAGACCTTCGTGTACGTCGCCGGGTTCGACCGCGGCGTCCTGCCGATGGGGCTCTGGTCGATGACGATCACCCTGTCCACGGGGGTGTCGGAGGCGAGGGTGGTGAAGGCGCCCGGGGTGACCCGCGAGCCGGAGACCTCCCGTGCGAGGGCCGGGTACAGGGTGTCGTAGACGAGGGTGGACTTGCCTGACCCCGAGACGCCGGTGACGACGGTGAGGGTGCCGAGGGGGATGGCCGCGTCGATATTCTTCAGGTTGTTCTCCCGGCAGCCGGTGATCCTCAGATAGGCGTCGCTCTGTCGCCTGTGGTCGGGCACCGGGATGGAGAGGGCGCCCGAGAGGTACTGGCCGGTGAGGGAGGCGGGAGATGCCGCCACCTCGTCGGGCGTCCCCGCGGCGACGACCTCGCCGCCGTGCACCCCGGCGCCGGGGCCGATGTCCACGACATGGTCCGCCGCCCTGATCGTCTCCTCGTCGTGCTCGACGACGATGAGGGTGTTGCCGAGGTCGCGGAGTTTTTTGAGAGTTTCGATGAGCCTGCGGTTGTCGCGCTGGTGGAGGCCGATGGAGGGTTCGTCCAGC is a window encoding:
- a CDS encoding class I SAM-dependent methyltransferase, whose translation is MTASFRDPGAWERDYLQRGRLWGGAACDLPAIPPGSRVLEIGCGNGKTYTSLSGKGVSVVGLDISPSAVALCRCASAEGAPLLVADAGVLPFRDRIFDAVCAFHVVGHLKAAGRKDVAGEIARVLKGGGKLYFRDFSERDMRYGKGTGVEAGTFLRGEGILTHYFSESEVCTLFSALHPCALETCTWSLRVRGKDLPRAEVVAVFEKLG
- a CDS encoding STAS domain-containing protein produces the protein MTMESSSNTGVRMMAGCAVVSVAGRIDASSCGGLESTLFHLVGQGERSIIVDMTDLTYTSSSGLRVLLTAYKQVKKMDGVFSIAGLCPFVREIFEISGFLRIFPAYDSVEDALHHQGRA
- a CDS encoding SpoIIE family protein phosphatase is translated as MMIQAVADFIVLFQMICVIVVAAYFITRREPFTEALERRLSPRSTLLLVLFFGALSVYGTLSGVSALGSPINVRDLGPMVAGLFCGPVVGLGAGIIGGLFRLQMGGFTALPCAIATVLAGLFGGAIWWVHRNGPVPVRTAVAFAVGMEIFHMGLVLLLCTPFATAWEVVRQVGIPMILANAAGMFIFALLVSNLVTERRTKAERDAYHGELERKKAEMQIAAEIQHTFLPKAIPPMKGFDLAAVSCPAREVGGDFYDAIRLQNGKTGLVIADVSGKSVPAALYMALSRTIIRAMAGWHPRVSRTLADANAMILSQSDSGMFVTLFYGVLDEEKRTLTYANAGHNPPLLLTAGSDDFVRLMPTGVALGAVDEMEYGEETVGIGPGDLLVLYTDGVTEAINAGTEEFGETRLKETVLGLRDRPAGEIIRGVRDAVRKFTGEEPQFDDITLMVLKGV
- a CDS encoding ATP-binding protein; the protein is MKVEEWTVLADLSSIPGALDRVAAALQRLGVPAKAVQEVELAVDEAVTNIILHGYEGAGGEIALSCKRMEEGAVVEIRDAAPAFDPTAAPAPDLEGGADERPIGGLGIHLMRKMTDAVLYEYREGENVLRLVKHFER
- a CDS encoding STAS domain-containing protein, which encodes MEMSAERYDGILTIAVGGRLDGYAAEEVKRGIAASLRDDDSSVVIDLAGLAYLSSAGIRVFLGLQKELKGRGGSLAICNVGEYPLQVLAMAGFDRVFTLFPSRAEALAASFRREDSLSLIADLAAPPVEYEGAKFRFEPGSRAPASLRVKGSLDDLLHARIREEGVSAETFSDIRYSLGLGALGSSLLDAVPFLGEMVTLHGSMTWLPSDGHDTPDFFVPARAGGEVRAYTAFNVTLDGQFNEFATVEADEGIPLDALYRAVFAHARDRKVGAGVVAVALWGVTGGVLGSGIRKAPIVRDAPANGGSIFDPENIRDWIETSGELKYAGDSIVAFGVGLDPSVDLSSYDAGALASLSGHPRGEGDNGPVLHTHGVVFRNVPWDLQTALEKGIDRCLAEGEFVDMRHLLNGTRILRAHVGIAYISSVTQP
- a CDS encoding fasciclin domain-containing protein, whose product is MQQKSVQIQKNIVETAVASGEFNTLVEAVKAAGLVETLSSPGPFTVFAPNDAAFSKVSKETLDSLMKDKAKLADVLKYHVISGKHMASDVAKMKSLKTLQGSDLSVDTSKGVKINDVNVIKADIVCSNGVCHVIDSVLIPK
- the uvrB gene encoding excinuclease ABC subunit UvrB; its protein translation is MTEFKVHAEFTPTGSQPDAIRGLTDGIAAGERFQTLLGVTGSGKTFTVANVIEAVQRPTLVIAHNKTLAAQLYHEFSGFFPENRVEYFVSYYDYYQPESYLPAKDQYIEKDASINPKIEQMRLAATASVLSRPDTIIVASVSCIYGLGNPANFQGMGFELKRGERMRRADLLERLVDILYERNDIDLAPGRFRAKGDVIDIVPGYFNDIIRVELFDDEVDRISEIDRVTGRRKETMEYFYVYPARHFVATEEEKERAVVSIAAELDETLPSLGMIEAHRLKQRTLFDIEMIRETGSCKGIENYSRHFDGRKAGEKPYCLLDYFPDDFLMVIDESHQTVPQVRGMYRGDRSRKETLVTYGFRLPSAFDNRPLRFAEFEGYMKNVIFVSATPGEYELTHSAGVVEQIIRPTGLVDPVVEVRPLEGQVEDVMAEIRRTIERGDRVLVTTLTKRLAEELTDFLAEQGIRTRYLHSEINALERTEIIRQLRLGTFDVLVGINLLREGLDIPEVGFVGILDADKEGFLRDARSLIQTIGRAARNANARVVLYADHTTDSIRTALAETERRRQMQVAYNEAHGIVPRTIIKPVPAKEIDLTDTKHLPKSEIPNLVIELETQMYRAADDLDFERAILLRDRVKELRAGMEK
- the uvrC gene encoding excinuclease ABC subunit UvrC; its protein translation is MIDLSAVPEEPGCYLYRDAAGDVIYVGKAKNLKRRVSSYFQKHGHDAKTQKLVEQIASADFIVTENEVEALILENTLIKRHQPKYNIDLKDAKNYAYIHISGGAFPRIGIARRAGRDGEYFGPFVSARERDYVLSVVKKAFGLRSCRRLPKRPCLRHHIGTCAAPCTGTVTEEEYTARIDRARAVLRGQGKDLVAAMEAEMAGRSKNLEFERALELRDEIAAIRHLAGRQRVERRRDHDEDIIAYQEKDGNLYLLLFHVEMGTLTGKQEYVFEASDEAVEEFLVQYYGGHAPPKEVVLPAGVGEPLADYLADRRGSKVEVTVPQKGDKKKLLDLAEKNLEIAFFGDALKVEALQKALHLPEPPNVIECFDISHLAGTAMVGSMVQFRGGRPDKRNYRRFRIRTVEGIDDFASIAEVVGRRYARIRGEGGEFPDLVIVDGGKGQLAAALDVLKRLGTRLPVIAIAKREEEIYVPGFPHPLPIRKDEKSSLFVQEIRDEAHRFAITYNRLLRRKEMTG
- the uvrA gene encoding excinuclease ABC subunit UvrA — its product is ADGAVALYKNYVDGYRTQYLAAVARHFGFSVLTPIRDLTPGQYEALMYGSPDQMRFSVQGKGGDTSWSHTGAWEGLLPQAERLYHQTQSEYRRGELEKFMRVSPCPTCRGKRLKEKVLAVKVGGKSIVEITDLPIAGAIRFFDDLALIGREAEIARQVLKEIRARLTFLEEVGLGYLTLSRSAGTLSGGEAQRIRLATQIGSNLTGVLYVLDEPSIGLHQRDNRRLIETLKKLRDLGNTLIVVEHDEETIRAADHVVDIGPGAGVHGGEVVAAGTPDEVAASPASLTGQYLSGALSIPVPDHRRQSDAYLRITGCRENNLKNIDAAIPLGTLTVVTGVSGSGKSTLVYDTLYPALAREVSGSRVTPGAFTTLASDTPVDRVIVIDQSPIGRTPRSNPATYTKVFDEIRKVFAETKEAKVRGYKPGRFSFNVKGGRCEACQGDGVIKIEMNFLPDVYVECDECKGKRFNAETLEVKYRGKSIADVLDMTVEEATALFENIPAIRIKLETLCRVGLGYIKLGQSSTTLSGGEAQRIKLTRELSKRATGRTVYLLDEPTTGLHFHDVKKLIGVLDDLVEKGNTVVVIEHNLDVIKCADHIIDLGPEGGDAGGRVIATGTPEEVAGVKESYTGQFLAGMLK